In a genomic window of Carassius gibelio isolate Cgi1373 ecotype wild population from Czech Republic chromosome A3, carGib1.2-hapl.c, whole genome shotgun sequence:
- the LOC127943689 gene encoding transcription factor Sox-9-like, with translation MNLFDSFLKMSAEQDKGLSDAPSPSLSEDSAGSPCPSGSGSDTENSRPEEHLRAFKKHEEERFPVCIRDAVSQVLKGYDWSLVPMPVRVNGAHKSKPHVKRPMNAFMVWAQAARRKLADQYPHLHNAELSKTLGKLWRLLNEGEKRPFVEEAERLRVQHKKDHPDYKYQPRRRKSVKNGQSESEDGEQTHIFRALQQADSPASSTGEVHSPGGLSGQSQGPPTPPTTPKTELPSSKADLKREGRPLQEGIDFGTVDIGELSSDVISNMEAFDVNEFDQYLPPHGHPGVSSGAQVYSAGGVWMSKQQQSSMAGGEQRTQIKTEQLSPSHVSYGSFHLQHYSTSYPSISRAGYDFTQHQSPTSSCYSQYPFSYVSPGQRPMYTPIPDTTGVPSSPQHWEQQPVYTQLSRH, from the exons ATGAATCTCTTCGACTCCTTCCTGAAAATGAGCGCCGAGCAGGACAAGGGTCTCTCCGACGCGCCCAGCCCGAGCCTGTCCGAGGACTCCGCCGGGTCTCCGTGTCCGTCCGGATCGGGCTCGGACACCGAGAACAGCCGCCCGGAGGAGCACCTGAGAGCGTTTAAGAAGCACGAGGAGGAGCGGTTCCCGGTGTGCATCAGGGACGCGGTGTCTCAGGTGCTGAAGGGTTATGACTGGTCTTTAGTGCCCATGCCTGTGCGGGTGAACGGCGCGCACAAGAGCAAGCCGCACGTCAAGAGACCCATGAACGCGTTTATGGTGTGGGCTCAAGCCGCGCGCAGGAAACTGGCGGATCAGTATCCACACCTGCACAACGCCGAGCTCAGCAAGACCCTCGGGAAACTCTGGAG GTTACTGAATGAGGGCGAGAAGCGTCCGTTCGTGGAGGAGGCCGAGCGTCTGAGGGTCCAGCACAAGAAAGACCACCCCGACTACAAGTACCAGCCCAGACGGAGAAAATCAGTGAAGAACGGCCAGAGCGAGAGCGAGGACGGCGAGCAGACACACATCTTCAGAGCCCTGCAGCAGGCCGACTCTCCGGCGTCCAGCACCGGTGAAGTGCACTCTCCAGGAGGACTCTCAG GTCAGTCCCAGGGTCCCCCCACACCTCCCACAACCCCCAAAACAGAGCTGCCATCCAGCAAAGCAGATCTGAAGCGTGAAGGCCGTCCGCTGCAGGAGGGCATCGACTTCGGGACCGTGGACATCGGCGAGCTGAGCAGTGACGTCATCTCCAACATGGAGGCGTTCGACGTCAATGAGTTTGACCAGTACCTGCCTCCTCACGGACACCCGGGGGTCAGCAGCGGCGCACAGGTGTACTCCGCCGGAGGGGTCTGGATGTCCAAACAGCAGCAGTCATCGATGGCCGGCGGCGAGCAGCGGACGCAGATCAAGACGGAGCAGCTGAGTCCCAGCCACGTGTCCTACGGCTCCTTCCACCTGCAGCACTACAGCACCTCCTACCCCTCCATCAGCCGAGCGGGGTACGACTTCACCCAGCACCAGAGTCCCACCAGCTCCTGCTACAGCCAGTACCCTTTCAGCTACGTGAGCCCCGGCCAGAGGCCCATGTACACCCCTATCCCCGACACCACCGGCGTCCCGTCCAGTCCACAGCACTGGGAGCAGCAGCCCGTCTACACCCAGCTGTCCAGGCACTGA
- the LOC127943657 gene encoding uncharacterized protein LOC127943657 has translation MGDTDEEHNYDTDSTETESEQLNDTSHSTDETPSLHVDLASWATATNQTHKALNELLCVLRRHGHRLPKDARSLLDTPQGVPVHNKCNGQYIYYGIERYLLEHISKETMPGQVEMCFNVDGVPLFKSSQMCFWPILGQFPNCQPFIVALYYGSSKPDPVEEFLHDFLEELQQLIQTGVSFQNLVHTVTVKAIICDAQARSFLKCIKSHNSLHGCERCVAVAQMIERRVVYLMKGTSEGRTDEVFNRAGYPDHQKQISPLVRAGILCVKQFPLDYMHLVCLGAMKRLLTYLWRGPVICRLSKAQREQVQMNISTLKQALPAEFSRQPRSMEDLDRWKATELRQFMLYTGPLILKDVLSNDQYHHFLCLSVGMSILLDESDEKRESYLGYAHNILEHFVDGSVDFYGPTFPTYNIHSIKHLSDDAANFHSSLNDISCFPFENHLQVIKKLVRSGKQPLVQVTKRLAERQCTERHARRSQSTTKLTAKMPDNCVFLMDNAVGFIQEKRSDGTLRMDVFRETDCDSLFEKPCNSKLFNIMLVSSDLTMAKRILINRESIYKKAVCLPYKQGYAILPLLHKPE, from the coding sequence ATGGGTGATACTGATGAAGAACACAATTATGACACCGACTCTACTGAAACAGAGTCTGAGCAGTTGAATGACACTTCACATTCAACTGATGAAACACCTTCTCTCCATGTAGACTTGGCTAGTTGGGCTACTGCTACAAACCAGACCCACAAGGCACTAAATGAGCTTCTTTGTGTGCTCAGACGCCATGGCCATAGACTTCCCAAAGATGCTAGAAGCCTTCTTGATACTCCACAAGGAGTGCCAGTTCATAATAAATGcaatggacagtatatttattatggTATTGAGCGTTACCTTCTTGAACACATTTCAAAAGAGACAATGCCAGGACAAGTTGAAATGTGCTTTAATGTGGATGGCGTGCCATTGTTTAAATCAAGTCAAATGTGTTTCTGGCCCATTCTTGGTCAATTTCCGAACTGTCAGCCATTTATTGTAGCTCTGTATTATGGATCCAGCAAGCCTGACCCTGTTGAGGAGTTTTTACATGATTTCTTAGAGGAGTTGCAACAACTCATCCAAACTGGAGTTTCATTCCAGAATTTGGTTCACACCGTTACAGTGAAGGCGATCATCTGTGATGCACAAGCCAGGTCatttctaaaatgtataaaaagtcaCAATAGTCTTCATGGATGTGAGCGATGTGTTGCAGTAGCACAAATGATCGAAAGGAGGGTAGTTTACTTGATGAAGGGTACTTCTGAAGGAAGAACCGATGAGGTATTCAACCGAGCTGGATACCCTGACCATCAAAAACAAATATCACCTCTTGTTAGAGCTGGTATTTTGTGTGTGAAACAGTTCCCCCTTGACTACATGCACCTAGTATGTCTTGGAGCCATGAAAAGGCTGCTGACATACTTGTGGCGTGGGCCAGTTATCTGTCGACTGAGTAAGGCTCAGAGAGAACAGGTACAAATGAACATTAGTACGTTGAAACAAGCTTTGCCTGCAGAGTTTTCAAGGCAGCCAAGAAGCATGGAAGACTTGGACAGGTGGAAAGCTACTGAGCTACGTCAGTTCATGCTCTACACAGGACCCTTGATCTTGAAAGATGTGCTTTCTAATGACCAGTACCACCACTTTCTTTGTCTGAGTGTTGGCATGAGCATTCTTTTGGATGAATCGGATGAGAAGAGAGAGTCCTATCTAGGATATGCACACAACATTCTGGAGCATTTTGTGGATGGCTCTGTGGATTTTTATGGACCTACCTTTCCAACATACAACATTCATTCCATCAAACATTTGTCAGACGATGCTGCAAACTTCCACAGCTCCTTGaatgatatttcatgttttccgtTTGAGAACCACTTACAAGTTATCAAAAAATTGGTGAGAAGTGGCAAACAACCGCTAGTGCAAGTCACAAAAAGACTTGCTGAAAGACAATGTACTGAAAGACATGCCAGACGATCTCAAAGTACAACAAAGCTAACAGCAAAGATGCCTGACAACTGTGTGTTCCTTATGGATAATGCAGTGGGATTTATTCAAGAGAAACGAAGCGATGGAACACTAAGGATGGATGTGTTTAGGGAAACTGACTGTGACAGTCTCTTTGAAAAGCCATGTAACTCAAAGCTCTTCAACATTATGCTTGTCAGCAGTGACTTGACAATGGCAAAGCGAATACTGATAAACAG